GAATACCAAAAGACCGAATCCCGTCTAAATAAAGCATACAGCTCTAAGAATGAATTGACAAACCTTTTTTATGAACTCTTCTCATCATATAACGACTCCGGAAATGCGTTTCGTTCCTACACCGTGGATTTTAGCGCCAAAAATTTAAAGAACTACAGCAATAGTTTGGATACGCTCAGGTTTTATATTGATTCACTATCGGAATTATCTTCACAAAAAGGACTTACTTTCTCCACAAATACTTCCCTGGAGCAAAATATTTCCCTCTCTGACGAGTTCGCACGCATTAAAAAATCTGTTGACAACATGATTTTTCTTGCCAAAGATTCTCTTTCGCTCTTAACCAAAACAAATAAAAACATCCGTCCAGGAAATAATAGAATATTTGCAGATTCAGTTGTCAACAAAATATTACGAGATACAGCTCTTAAAGTCAAGATGCAAGATACGATAGTTCGAAAGAAAGAGAAGCTATTCACCCGTATTTTCAAAGCCAAAAATGATACCTTAGTCGCAGATAAGCTGGAGCAAAATTTCAATGTTAACCAAATCAAAGCTATACATAGCCAAATCCAAAATTTGATAGAGCAAAATGAGATTTTCCATCTTCAAGATTTCAGTAAGATTCGCCGATCATTTATGGAGCTTCAGCAGAAAGAAAGGCAGCTTTTACAATCTAACTACAACTTATTCAACACAATTAGTACTGCATTGCTGCGAATTAAAACTCATGAAGATGGAATATTACGAGCCGCTGAAATTCAAGATTTCAAGCTTTATCGTGAAAACTCCTCCATTTTTGGAAAGCAGGTTATCGCTTCTATTATTCTCATGATAATTATGGTAACGCTCCTCTTATCATACCACTACAATACACTGGTGTATGAACGGAAACTGACGGCTGCCAGAGACTACGCTTTGAAAACAGCAAAGGAGAAGACGAGTATATTAGCCAATGTAAGTCATGATGTACGCACACCAGTCAATTCTTTAGTAAGCATTGTTGACTTACTAAAAAATAACGCCGAAAGCAACCGGATCAATCCTATGTTATTAGATGCCATCACACAAGATATTCATGTGATAAATGATACCGTTGAGGATATTTTGAATCTCGGTAAGCTAGAGTCTGGTACATTAGAAATAAAGGCTGAATATTTTTCACCGTCTCAACTACTCCTCAATGTGATTAAAATGCTCCAATCTCAGGCAGATAAAAAAGCACTAAAACTTATTAGTTCCATTGATATCGATCGCGACATCTTAATCAAAAGCGGAACATATCGCGTACGACAGATTGTTTGCAACCTCCTTAGCAACGCCATTAAATATACGGATAAGGGGACGATAGAAGTGAAAGCCTATATCACTAGAAATCAGGGATCAAAATTACATATTGTAGTTAAAGATACAGGAAAGGGCATTTCTGCAAAAGACCAAGAGCATATTTTTGAGCAGTATTATATGACTGATCAGAAATCCAAAAGTAGTTTTGGATTAGGGTTGCATATTTCTAAACTCATGGCTGCACAGCTAAACGGAACATTAAGTGTTAACAGTCAACAAGGTAAAGGATCAACATTTACATTAGTCGTCCCATTTAGCGAAGAAAAGAAAGACAGGAAACCAATCACAAATTTGACCAAATTATCAAAAGATTTAAGTTTTGTCGTTATCGATGATAATGCAATTAATAATCTATTTGTAAAACAAGCATTGCAACATTTCGAAAATGTAAAGATCTATCAAGATTCAATTGCTGCAATAACTTACCTGAAAGAAAATAAAACGGATATTATTATAACCGATCTTAAAATGCAAGGTCCTACCGGCTGGGACATTCTAAATACTGTCAAAGACACCAATCATATGCGAGGATGGAATAGTAAAGTTATTGCATTAACGTCAGACGAATCACAGGTAAGCATGCAGGCTCCAAAAGGCCAACAACATGAATTTGATGGCATTATGACGAAACCGCTGGATAAAGCTATTCTTGCCGAGATCATTGCCCGCATATCCTAAATTAAATAATCTTCCCCCGTTAGTACTTATACCTTCAACAGCATAGAACCAGCCCGCGCTGCCATCAGCCGAAAAAGCTCTTCATCCCAATATTTTCCTATCCTTTCCCGGCCAGGTTACAATCATTCATAACGATTCGTACTACAATGGTCAATAGCCTGATCCCAAAGTAAACAATAGTGGGAAAGCGATGATGAAGTAACTTCTCATATGGCCAGTAAGTAATATTTACACAACATACAAAAACACGAATACAAGAATTATAGAAAAGCAATATGGCGATGGTGTATCTATTGTTCAAGAGAGTTCCTTACCAAATTACGATCATAGTCATGTTATCTGTTGAAGCTAGATTGTCTAGATGGATATTATGCTGATATACCACATAGAAG
The genomic region above belongs to Sphingobacterium zeae and contains:
- a CDS encoding ATP-binding response regulator, whose product is MKNSRKLFIIRTVLIAFLILSLTYIGSIFTYQYIEYQKTESRLNKAYSSKNELTNLFYELFSSYNDSGNAFRSYTVDFSAKNLKNYSNSLDTLRFYIDSLSELSSQKGLTFSTNTSLEQNISLSDEFARIKKSVDNMIFLAKDSLSLLTKTNKNIRPGNNRIFADSVVNKILRDTALKVKMQDTIVRKKEKLFTRIFKAKNDTLVADKLEQNFNVNQIKAIHSQIQNLIEQNEIFHLQDFSKIRRSFMELQQKERQLLQSNYNLFNTISTALLRIKTHEDGILRAAEIQDFKLYRENSSIFGKQVIASIILMIIMVTLLLSYHYNTLVYERKLTAARDYALKTAKEKTSILANVSHDVRTPVNSLVSIVDLLKNNAESNRINPMLLDAITQDIHVINDTVEDILNLGKLESGTLEIKAEYFSPSQLLLNVIKMLQSQADKKALKLISSIDIDRDILIKSGTYRVRQIVCNLLSNAIKYTDKGTIEVKAYITRNQGSKLHIVVKDTGKGISAKDQEHIFEQYYMTDQKSKSSFGLGLHISKLMAAQLNGTLSVNSQQGKGSTFTLVVPFSEEKKDRKPITNLTKLSKDLSFVVIDDNAINNLFVKQALQHFENVKIYQDSIAAITYLKENKTDIIITDLKMQGPTGWDILNTVKDTNHMRGWNSKVIALTSDESQVSMQAPKGQQHEFDGIMTKPLDKAILAEIIARIS